The Desulfurellaceae bacterium nucleotide sequence AAAGACGATCACATCGCCGCCGGCCAGGATTTCGGCCCCCTGATTCACGTCGCCGACCAGGACCACATCGCCCTCAAAGGTCTGTTTCTGGCCGGAGCGCAGATTGCGGCGGACATACAAGGCGTTGCCCTTTGGCGTGGTCGTTTCCTGAGGACGGGGGACGGGAGTGGGGACCGACAGGCTGTCCCGGACCGGCAGGCCCTCCTTGTACAGGATGTCGCGGCTGGGCTGAAGCGCGGCCACCGCGTAGCGTGGCAGCAGCCCCTCGCGTAGCAGGAGTTCTTTCAGGCGCTCCCAGTCCTCTTTCTGAACCAGACGTTTGCCAAAGTGTAGGATGACCGGCGAATCGCGGAAGAATCCGTTTGCCCGCGACAGCTCTTCCTCGGCCGCGGCCACAACGTCTCCAAACTCGGCTTGGTCATTGAATAGAAAAGTCGGCCCGCTCTTCAGCCCTTTGATGCTGAACAGTTGCACCCCTGCCCCAGACACACCTGCCTCCTCCAACCGGTCTTTTCTCCGATCCCCCCTGTCTGCATGTGTGAAACTCCAGGGGTACAACCCTCAGTAGCAAAAAAAACGCGCCTCTACAATATCTAGTGGTCTCAGGCCGTATTGGACAGCGCTGCGGGCCGGGCCTCATCGGGCCGACCCGCTTGCGGCCTGAGACCAGCGCGCTATAAGAACGGTTCGGAGACGAGCGACCTGAGGAGGGAATATGCACCGAGAACGCGATAAAAAAATCCGCCGCCGTCGCCAGCGCCGGGCCAAGGCTCGCAAGCTGCGGATCAAAGAGCTGAAACGACAGGCGATCAGAACAAAAGCCTGAGTTCCGGCTCAGCCGCACCCGAGCCACACCACAGCCGGAAAGCTCCCCCCCCGGCGGCCAAGACCGCCGGAACCTGACATTGCCTTTATGCCCCAGATTGGCTAGAACACTGGGCAGCATGGATCACGCGAGTCAGTCCAGTCTTTCCTACGCGCGCGCCGGCGTGGACAGCGCCAAGGCCGACAGCGGACTCAGTCGTCTGCGTACCTGGATCGAAAAGACGTTTGCCTTCAACCCCCAGGCGCATCCCCACCTGCCGCTGGGCTATTTCGCCAACGTGATTCGTCTTGAGGGCCTCAACCTCGGGATCGGGTTTACCACCGACGGGGTCGGCACCAAACTGCTGGTGGCCGAGCTGTTGGGCAAATACGATACGGTTGGTATTGATTGCATCGCCATGAACGTCAACGACCTGTTGTGCGTTGGCGCCACGCCGGTCTCCTTTGTCGACTATCTGGCCGTCGAAGAGGTGCAGCCGGATATGCTTGACGCTCTGGGCAAGGGCTTGTGCCGCGGCGCCGAGCTGGCCAGCATCAGTATCGCCGGAGGAGAAATCGCCCAGCTGCGTGAGATGATCCGCGGCGCCCAGGTCGGCACCGGCTTTGACTTGGCCGGTGCCGCAATCGGCACGGTGGCGCTCGACCGTCTGATTATCGGCCAGGATGTTGAGCCCGGAGACGCTTTGATCGGCCTGGCCAGCAGCGGCATTCACAGCAACGGCCTGACCCTGGCACGCCGCGTACTGGCGGGCGAGACGCCGCTGAGTCTGGACCGCCAGCTGCCCGAGTGCGGCCGAACGGTCGGTGAGGAGTTGCTGGAGCCGACCCGGATCTACGTACCCGAAGTCAGCGCCATGCTGGCCGCCGAGGTGCGGGTCAAAGCCCTGATGCACATCACCGGCGACGGGTTTCTGAACCTGCGCCGGATTGCCGCGCCGGTCGGCTTTCGGATCGAAAGCCTGCCCGAGCCACCGCCCATTTTTGCGGTCCTGCAAGACCTGGGCAAGCTCAGCGATGCCGAGATGTTCCAGGTCTACAACATGGGCGTCGGGCTGTGTGTGGTTGTCCCCGAGGCGGATGCCGAGCGCATCATCGAGCTGGCTGCCGGGCACGGCAGCCGCGCCTGGCGGCTGGGTACGGCGGTCGCCTCAGCCCAGCGCACAATCCGCATTGAACCCCGCCGTCTGACCAGCCAGGATGGACAGTTTGTGAGGAACTGAGCGGGCCGACGGTGTCGGATGCCTGATCTTGAGACACTCGATAGAACCCGACTGCTGGCGCTGACCGTCAGGGGCCGCAAGACAGACCGGCCGTACACGGTGCAGGTGTGGTTCACGGTCGGCCAGGGCACCATTTATGTCACCTCGGGCCGGGGCTCGAACGCCGCGTGGGTGAAAAATCTGCGCCGCAAACCCGAGGCCGAGCTGCAAATCGGCACCACCCGGCTGCGCGGACGGGCAACCTGGCTTGACCCGGCCACGGTTGAAAACGAGGTGTTGCCGCGCTTTTTCCGAAAATACTGGTTGGCCCGCATTCTGGGCTGGGTCGGCGGCTGGTACCGGGAAAAATTCGCCTTTGCCATACAGCTGGACGACGGCGATGCGGGCTGATCCCGTCAGGCTGTCAGACGGTCCAGACGGCGGTAAAAGTCCAGCAGAGCCGGACAGCGCTCCACCGCAGCTTGTGTCTCGGGTGAGACCCTGGCGCGTAAAAAACTGAGCTGACCAAAGATCGCCAAATCGGCCAGGCTTGGCCGCTCGGCGCCAAAAAAGAACGGTCCGGCCCCCAACACCGTCACCAGGTTGGCCAAGTGTCCGTCGAGTTCGGCCCGCAGCACCTCGACGGGCAGCCGCCCCGTTCCCTGGGCGCGCACCTGGGCGGCGATGAGACGCGGCACCACCAGGCGCACCAGCGGCCGCAGCAGGGCCGGTGTGGTGGGCAGAACAAGGGCGACGGTACGTGCGGCGTTGGCCGGAATCGTCCACCGAAACGCCATGCCGTACCAGTACAGCGACTCGTCGGCCCAGTCTTCGAGCAATTGCTGTTGGACCGCGACCGAGGGGTCCGAGTCCAGCAGGGGCGGCGTCGGCTTATACACGTTGAGCGCCCGCAGAATCAGGGTTGAATCGAACAGGCGTTGGCCGTCAAGGTCGAGCGCCGGCATTTTGCCGGTGACCGGGTTGTGGCGGCGGATATCGCGGGGCAGCCGCGGTTGCTGGAGCTGGAAGGGCAGCTGTTTGAGCAGCAGGCCACGATAGACCTTCTCCACAAACGGTGAGGTGCGCGCCCCATACAGAATAATCGTCATACGCGTTCTAGCTGCGCAGCCCGCGAAAAAAGGTTCGGACATCGTCAATGAGCAAGTCCGGCTTTTCCATGGCCGCAAAATGCCCGCCGGCCGGCATGTCCGTCCAGTGGGTGACGTTGTAGGCGCGTTCGGCCCATTCGCGCGGCGGTCGGGCCAGTTCCTGGGGAAACGCGGCGAT carries:
- the minC gene encoding septum site-determining protein MinC — protein: MSGAGVQLFSIKGLKSGPTFLFNDQAEFGDVVAAAEEELSRANGFFRDSPVILHFGKRLVQKEDWERLKELLLREGLLPRYAVAALQPSRDILYKEGLPVRDSLSVPTPVPRPQETTTPKGNALYVRRNLRSGQKQTFEGDVVLVGDVNQGAEILAGGDVIVFGTIRGVVHAGYPDNTEAVVIALNLTPLQLRIGPIIARAEDNPRRSRRVQQPEMACVRDEQIMIFSHRGK
- the purM gene encoding phosphoribosylformylglycinamidine cyclo-ligase; this translates as MDHASQSSLSYARAGVDSAKADSGLSRLRTWIEKTFAFNPQAHPHLPLGYFANVIRLEGLNLGIGFTTDGVGTKLLVAELLGKYDTVGIDCIAMNVNDLLCVGATPVSFVDYLAVEEVQPDMLDALGKGLCRGAELASISIAGGEIAQLREMIRGAQVGTGFDLAGAAIGTVALDRLIIGQDVEPGDALIGLASSGIHSNGLTLARRVLAGETPLSLDRQLPECGRTVGEELLEPTRIYVPEVSAMLAAEVRVKALMHITGDGFLNLRRIAAPVGFRIESLPEPPPIFAVLQDLGKLSDAEMFQVYNMGVGLCVVVPEADAERIIELAAGHGSRAWRLGTAVASAQRTIRIEPRRLTSQDGQFVRN
- a CDS encoding nitroreductase family deazaflavin-dependent oxidoreductase; translated protein: MPDLETLDRTRLLALTVRGRKTDRPYTVQVWFTVGQGTIYVTSGRGSNAAWVKNLRRKPEAELQIGTTRLRGRATWLDPATVENEVLPRFFRKYWLARILGWVGGWYREKFAFAIQLDDGDAG
- a CDS encoding glutathione S-transferase family protein; this translates as MTIILYGARTSPFVEKVYRGLLLKQLPFQLQQPRLPRDIRRHNPVTGKMPALDLDGQRLFDSTLILRALNVYKPTPPLLDSDPSVAVQQQLLEDWADESLYWYGMAFRWTIPANAARTVALVLPTTPALLRPLVRLVVPRLIAAQVRAQGTGRLPVEVLRAELDGHLANLVTVLGAGPFFFGAERPSLADLAIFGQLSFLRARVSPETQAAVERCPALLDFYRRLDRLTA